The genome window GCTACCAGGCTTCGCTGGTTGCCTTGTGTGCCATGGAAACGGAGACCAAGCAAGTGCTGGACTCAAGCGGCATCGACACCATGTACATAGTCTTCTACCTCGACTTCGCCCGGCAGCTCTTCAAGCTCTCGCACCGCCATACTATCTCCGGCCCGACGCTGGCGAAAGAGGCCCAGGTGCTGCTGGAGAAATGGCAGAACCGCGGTCTCAGGCCCGAGGTCCTCGCCGCGATACGCACCGACGTCTTCAACGTCCCCGCTCCGGCACCGTAGCGGCAGGCTGACGGATATCGCACCTCGCCTGAGAATCAGGGGCGGGCTTACGCCCGCCCCTGCTCGCATTCGGCTGTTCTCTACTCTCGACTCTCCATTCTCGCGCGCTAGCGCGCCACCACCGCCTTCTTCACCGCCCGGAATCCCGGCGTGTCGAGACGGTAGAAGTAGACACCGCGCGGCACCTGCCTGCCACGGCTGTCCTTGGCGTCCCAGCTTACCGAGTAGTTGCCCGCCTGCTGATGCCCGCTGGCCAGCGTACGCACGGTCCGACCCGTCACGTCATACACCTGCAGGCTGACGTTGCTCGCTGTCGGCAAGGCGTAGCTGATCTGGGTGTGGCTCTTGAGCGGGTTGGGGCGGCAGGAGGCCAGCGACGGCTTCACCGGTATCGGGACTGAGTTTGCGCTCTGCCCGCCTTCGCCCGAGGCCTGCTTCAGGTTGAGCTTGTTGTAGCCGACTTCGTAGTAGTTGGCCTCCGGCGTCTCGCTCCAGATGGTATGCAGATACGGTATGGCCGTGTCGCCCGAGGCCTTGTTCTGGAAGAGGACGTGCGGGTAGGTAGAGAAGGTGGCGTTGTCCGCGATGTTCAAGGTGTCGCCGAAGTCGATGCAGGCGAGGATGTCGGAGTCGGAGCCGCCGGAGCGGGTCTCTGCCCAGGCTACGATGACCGTGTCGCCCATGGCGATGGTCGGATAGTCGGAGGCTTTGCTTGAGGTGTTGCTCAGATTGGCCGCGATCTCCCAGTTGTTGTAGGCGCTGTCGGTCGAACGCTTCCGGCAGTAGACATCGGTCGTGTCGCCCTGTGCCCAGGCCACGACAATCTGGTCGGCATCGGAGTTGGTGTACGGATGAGCGGCCACGATGCCCCGGCCCGTGAGGTCGTGGACCGCGGTCCAGTTGTTGGCGATGCTCGTGCTCCGACCGTCGGTGTCCATCCGGTACTTGATGGTGCCGTTGTCTTCCCACGTGACGTGGATGCGGTCGGAGTCCGACTTGTACGGCTCGACCGTGATTGACGGGTCGCCCAGGCTTGAGCCGGTAGCCACCGTGTAGGTAGACACCGAACTGCCGTTGAACTTGGCGAGGATCAGGGACTGGGTTCCGCCCGTGGCAGTGGAGAGGAACGCGGCGTAGGCGATCCCGGACTGGGTGTATGAAGAACCGGACAGGCTGGCCGGCCCAAGCGTCGTGCCCGACACTGAGTAGAGCGTCTCCGGCCCGGTCCAGGAACTGCCGTTACGGTAGTACGCCTCCTGTATCGGCGGATTCAGCGTCTGGCTCGGCTTCCGCACTACCACCCAGCGCTTGCCGCTGGAATCCTCGGCTATCGTCGGATAGTCGCGGCCCGAGGCCAACACCGACCGCTGCCAGGTGTCGCCGTTGGCAGACCACGCGAACACGATTGCGTTGTCGAGGTCAGCGTAGACGCTGAAGAGCGAATCTGACCCGTTCTTCCGCACCAGCTTGGCTCCGTTGTTGTACTTGGTGGCGTCGCTGGTGGCACGGGAGACGTTCAAGCTCTCGCAAACATAGCGGGTCTCGCCAGTGTCATAGACGCCGGAATCGACCTCGAACGCAACTCCTGCAGTATAAAGGAGATGCACACGCACCTGGTCTATCGAAGGGCTGATCGCCGATGACTCGGCCACGGTGTGCGGGTAACAGGCGTTGGTGTCGTTGGCGACAAACGTCTCCTCTTCGCCCCGGACGAAGCCCTTGATTGTCCACTTGCCGTTGGCGTCCTTCTCCTGCCAGCAGGAAACGCCCAGCCCGGCAAAGACCGGATTCGTCTTCTCGGCTGAGCCGGTGTCGCCCGGCGTTGCCATCTGTGACCAGTTGCCGAACAGGGAGGTGGACAGGTCGCAGGTAGCGCGCTGGATGGCGTAGTTGCTGCCGTTCTTCCGGGTCCAGACGACGTTGAGCGCCGTGCCGTTGTCGTCGAACCGGCTCATGGCGTGATAGCCGTTCGCGGTTACGAGATTCGGGCTTGACCACGCAGGGACCTGACCCGATGTGCCCGGTCCGTAGTCACAGAGCATCGAGGCCAAGGTAGAGTCCCCATGCTGCCATGTGACCACCAGCGTATCAGACTGATAGACTGACACACAAGGCAGGCTGTCACCGAGGTTGGCTACGCTCTCTATCGTATCAAGCACGACCCCGCCGGTGTCCACGCGGGCATACATGATCTTCGAAGCAGCGCCAGCCGTGTCGTAGACCGGGAACACGACGCTACCGACGTACACGCCGCTGGCCTGATTCGGGTAACAGACGATCGACGGCTGCCCCGGCACGGCCGAGCTAGAACCAGCGTAGACCACCTCGTAGCTCCCGTCGCCCGTCTTGGTCCAGACAGTATCGTCGCAAACGTAGGCTA of candidate division WOR-3 bacterium contains these proteins:
- a CDS encoding T9SS type A sorting domain-containing protein; the protein is MKRMIVATILASVALCTSALGYYAWQWTWEGPNDCMFDLNGVSDYWLTKNNGTPAVAMSYANWTSVGVECRKALTRDPWWSYDSLLAFEYTGSARWDGQHNGREWPYVVWDKDYKPGDPYVVMNDSWKLWMCSEYHNQDYKCRTAWDKLDEQSPIDEALTQSNHVNYDHCLAGTYLTSDGRRMVAAFSDNYQNSGPNWGLLACTTTNRGSSWYGSKEVSPYQYEVDQPKAPSLAVTNYSGADYLVHCAYQLGENTPSPEIRFKTASGPYGGTWGSGTGTWLGDGVRPCIVAAGRFMFVCWHDDNRIVYKFSRNAAESWYGPYEIPTAETRVCDHTSAAVVTYGTNPDTAVLLVSQMSSTTLPVNTGFVFQMFGVLVKDENPHIAWQLPVRLSAVDTKYPTELRPSVVTQGSIGRWVYNTTIPGGDKRGVYLRSGKVGWVNESGFWYDDAVIAGSGRLIARAPDGSIQYASVIRPQVVAGPAEPDLPPMVVAPGSRPGMALDGDGEQWIAYVCDDTVWTKTGDGSYEVVYAGSSSAVPGQPSIVCYPNQASGVYVGSVVFPVYDTAGAASKIMYARVDTGGVVLDTIESVANLGDSLPCVSVYQSDTLVVTWQHGDSTLASMLCDYGPGTSGQVPAWSSPNLVTANGYHAMSRFDDNGTALNVVWTRKNGSNYAIQRATCDLSTSLFGNWSQMATPGDTGSAEKTNPVFAGLGVSCWQEKDANGKWTIKGFVRGEEETFVANDTNACYPHTVAESSAISPSIDQVRVHLLYTAGVAFEVDSGVYDTGETRYVCESLNVSRATSDATKYNNGAKLVRKNGSDSLFSVYADLDNAIVFAWSANGDTWQRSVLASGRDYPTIAEDSSGKRWVVVRKPSQTLNPPIQEAYYRNGSSWTGPETLYSVSGTTLGPASLSGSSYTQSGIAYAAFLSTATGGTQSLILAKFNGSSVSTYTVATGSSLGDPSITVEPYKSDSDRIHVTWEDNGTIKYRMDTDGRSTSIANNWTAVHDLTGRGIVAAHPYTNSDADQIVVAWAQGDTTDVYCRKRSTDSAYNNWEIAANLSNTSSKASDYPTIAMGDTVIVAWAETRSGGSDSDILACIDFGDTLNIADNATFSTYPHVLFQNKASGDTAIPYLHTIWSETPEANYYEVGYNKLNLKQASGEGGQSANSVPIPVKPSLASCRPNPLKSHTQISYALPTASNVSLQVYDVTGRTVRTLASGHQQAGNYSVSWDAKDSRGRQVPRGVYFYRLDTPGFRAVKKAVVAR